In the Staphylococcus condimenti genome, one interval contains:
- a CDS encoding Tex family protein: MDSQLIKTIEQQYDFSKKQITAVLSLLEENNTVPFIARYRKERTGGLDEVEIKKIADEYHYMEQLQKRKEEVIHNIEQQGLLTEDLKKDILKQTKLQRVEDLYRPYKQKKKTRATEAKRKGLEPLAKWLKQDKINEKPEIHAEQFINEEVTTAQDALVGAQDIIAEWISDNPKYRNKILNDTLKRGLITTQKKKKAEDEKQTFEMYYDFSEPVNKIANHRILAMNRGEKEKVLSIKVEMDTEKIEQDIERQEVKNNHEGTRYIKEAIKDSLKRLIMPSIEREIRSDLTEKAETHAIEVFSVNLKHLLLQPPLKGKQILGVDPAFRTGCKLAVINPFGSFVAKGVMYPHPPVSKTKEAEKTLLQFINDYNVSLIAIGNGTASRETEQFIADLIQKHHLDVQFIIVNEAGASVYSASDVARAEFPDFQVEERSAVSIGRRVQDPLSELVKIDPKSIGVGQYQHDVNQKSLESALDFVVETAVNQVGVDVNTASQSLLQHVAGLSPQIAQNIIDYREENGALTHHKQISKVKRLGPKTFEQSIGFLRIVNGKEPLDNTAIHPESYEVAYQLLKEEELTEADIGSKTLKDKLTSLDLQTTAEKLNVGIPTLEDIVAALVAPNRDPRDEYETPILKSNVLSIEDLTKGMKLSGTVRNVVDFGAFVDIGVKQDGLVHISQLSKRFVKNPMDIVNVGDIVDVWVLSADAQKNKVSLTMINPNE; encoded by the coding sequence TTGGATTCACAATTAATTAAAACGATTGAACAACAATATGATTTTTCAAAAAAACAAATTACAGCTGTTCTTTCTTTATTAGAAGAAAATAACACAGTGCCTTTTATTGCACGTTATCGCAAAGAACGTACAGGCGGATTAGATGAAGTTGAAATTAAAAAGATAGCTGATGAGTATCACTATATGGAACAATTGCAAAAAAGAAAAGAAGAAGTGATACATAATATAGAACAACAAGGTTTGCTAACAGAAGATTTAAAAAAAGATATTTTGAAACAAACTAAATTACAACGTGTCGAAGATTTATATCGTCCGTATAAACAAAAAAAGAAAACTAGAGCGACAGAAGCAAAAAGAAAAGGCCTTGAACCTTTAGCTAAATGGTTAAAACAAGATAAGATAAACGAAAAGCCTGAAATTCATGCTGAACAATTTATAAATGAAGAAGTTACTACAGCTCAAGATGCTTTAGTTGGGGCACAAGATATTATTGCTGAATGGATTTCTGATAACCCTAAATATCGTAATAAAATTTTAAATGATACATTAAAAAGAGGTCTTATTACAACACAAAAAAAGAAAAAAGCTGAAGATGAGAAACAAACATTTGAGATGTATTATGATTTCTCTGAACCTGTCAATAAGATTGCCAATCACAGAATTCTAGCTATGAACCGCGGTGAAAAAGAAAAAGTACTTTCTATTAAAGTTGAAATGGATACAGAGAAAATTGAACAAGATATAGAAAGACAAGAAGTGAAAAATAATCACGAAGGTACTCGCTATATCAAAGAAGCAATTAAAGATAGTTTGAAACGATTGATTATGCCATCCATTGAAAGGGAAATTCGTTCAGATTTAACCGAAAAGGCAGAAACGCATGCAATAGAAGTATTCAGTGTCAACTTAAAACACCTTTTATTACAACCTCCATTAAAAGGAAAACAAATATTAGGTGTAGACCCAGCATTTCGAACTGGTTGTAAACTTGCAGTTATTAATCCTTTTGGGTCTTTTGTAGCTAAAGGTGTGATGTATCCGCATCCTCCAGTTTCAAAAACAAAAGAAGCTGAAAAAACATTACTTCAATTCATTAATGATTACAATGTAAGTTTAATTGCAATTGGTAATGGAACAGCAAGTCGAGAAACTGAACAATTTATTGCAGATTTAATACAAAAACATCATTTAGACGTTCAATTTATTATAGTTAATGAAGCAGGTGCTTCAGTATACTCTGCTTCGGATGTAGCCCGTGCAGAATTTCCGGATTTCCAAGTAGAGGAAAGAAGTGCTGTTTCTATCGGACGACGTGTTCAAGATCCATTAAGTGAACTTGTAAAAATTGATCCTAAATCAATAGGTGTAGGTCAATATCAACACGATGTGAATCAAAAGTCACTCGAAAGTGCTTTGGATTTCGTAGTTGAAACAGCTGTTAACCAAGTAGGGGTGGATGTGAATACAGCTTCGCAATCATTATTGCAGCACGTAGCTGGTTTATCTCCGCAAATTGCACAGAATATTATTGACTACCGAGAAGAAAATGGTGCTTTGACACATCATAAACAAATTAGTAAAGTTAAACGTCTTGGACCGAAAACTTTTGAACAAAGTATTGGGTTCCTACGTATTGTTAATGGAAAAGAACCACTTGATAATACGGCGATTCATCCAGAAAGTTATGAAGTTGCGTATCAATTGTTGAAAGAAGAAGAACTGACAGAAGCGGATATCGGAAGTAAAACATTAAAAGATAAACTTACTAGTTTAGATTTACAAACTACTGCAGAGAAATTAAATGTGGGTATTCCTACATTAGAAGATATTGTAGCTGCATTAGTTGCACCTAATAGAGATCCGCGTGATGAATATGAAACGCCAATATTGAAATCTAATGTCTTATCTATAGAAGATTTAACAAAAGGTATGAAATTGAGTGGTACGGTTAGAAATGTCGTTGATTTTGGAGCTTTTGTGGACATTGGTGTAAAACAAGATGGTCTTGTGCATATCTCCCAGTTGTCTAAACGATTTGTCAAGAACCCGATGGATATAGTAAATGTAGGAGATATTGTTGATGTTTGGGTATTGAGTGCAGATGCACAGAAAAACAAAGTTTCATTGACAATGATTAACCCTAATGAATAA
- a CDS encoding SprT family protein, translated as MDNDKLQKLTESISENEFGLLFRHNAYFNPRLRTTGGRYLLVSHDIEINPKQFEKFGEKALIDIIKHELCHYHLHLQRKGYKHKDADFKMLSQKVGAPRFCAAIDSYEERANYIYKCVGCGETFKRIRKVNTKKMVCGKCKGKLRLHKHLK; from the coding sequence ATTGACAATGATAAATTGCAAAAACTGACTGAAAGTATTTCGGAAAATGAATTCGGATTGCTGTTTAGACATAATGCGTATTTTAATCCAAGATTAAGAACTACTGGCGGTCGTTATTTATTAGTGTCTCATGATATAGAAATTAATCCGAAGCAATTTGAAAAATTTGGCGAAAAAGCTTTAATCGATATTATCAAACATGAATTGTGCCATTACCATCTTCATTTGCAGAGAAAAGGTTATAAGCATAAAGATGCCGATTTTAAAATGTTAAGTCAAAAAGTAGGAGCACCAAGATTTTGTGCTGCTATTGATAGTTATGAAGAACGTGCAAACTATATTTATAAGTGTGTTGGTTGCGGAGAAACTTTTAAGAGGATCAGAAAAGTAAACACGAAGAAAATGGTGTGCGGAAAGTGCAAAGGAAAATTACGCTTGCACAAACATTTAAAATAG
- the ilvA gene encoding threonine ammonia-lyase IlvA produces the protein MTVQTAVSAKEIEDAFLTLQPIVKQTPLERDHYLSLKYDCNVYLKREDLQWVRSFKLRGAYNAIEALTDNEKAKGITCASAGNHAQGVAFTAKKMNLNAVIFMPVTTPLQKINQVKFFGGDNVEIVLVGDTFDDCLKEALEYTDEHNMNFIDPFDNVNTIAGQGTIAAEILDQAEEENLDIDYLYAAIGGGGLISGVGTYFKSESPSTKIIGVEPVGAASMFTSVVLEKQRVKLPEIDKFVDGASVAQVGRITYDIAQQVVDDYLQIDEGAVCSTILDMYSKQAIIAEPAGALSVAALEAHKDEIKGKTVVCIISGGNNDINRMKEIEERSLLYEEMKHYFIFNFPQRPGALKEFVNDVLGPNDDITKFEYLKKSSQNTGTVIIGIQLKNHNDLPRLKEKVQEFDPSNIYINDNKMLYSLLI, from the coding sequence ATGACTGTACAAACTGCTGTATCAGCCAAAGAAATAGAAGATGCTTTTTTAACATTGCAGCCGATTGTAAAACAAACACCTTTAGAAAGAGATCATTATTTATCTTTAAAATATGATTGTAATGTTTATTTGAAAAGAGAAGACTTACAATGGGTAAGATCTTTTAAATTGAGAGGCGCTTATAATGCAATTGAAGCATTGACAGATAATGAAAAAGCAAAAGGAATTACATGTGCAAGTGCAGGAAATCATGCACAGGGAGTTGCATTTACAGCCAAAAAAATGAATTTAAATGCTGTTATCTTTATGCCTGTCACTACTCCTCTTCAAAAAATCAACCAAGTAAAATTCTTCGGCGGAGATAATGTCGAAATTGTTCTAGTTGGCGACACATTCGACGATTGTTTGAAAGAAGCATTAGAATATACTGACGAGCATAATATGAATTTCATTGATCCTTTCGATAATGTCAATACGATTGCAGGACAAGGGACAATAGCTGCTGAAATTTTAGACCAAGCTGAAGAAGAAAATTTAGACATTGACTATCTTTACGCTGCTATCGGCGGTGGAGGTTTAATTTCAGGTGTAGGCACATACTTTAAATCCGAATCACCCAGCACTAAAATTATAGGCGTAGAACCAGTTGGTGCAGCAAGCATGTTTACTTCAGTTGTATTAGAAAAACAACGTGTTAAACTACCAGAAATTGATAAGTTCGTTGATGGTGCCTCTGTTGCTCAAGTTGGTAGAATTACCTATGATATCGCCCAACAAGTTGTAGATGATTATTTACAAATTGACGAAGGTGCTGTTTGTTCTACGATTTTAGATATGTACTCTAAACAAGCTATTATTGCAGAGCCTGCAGGTGCTTTGAGTGTAGCAGCTTTAGAAGCGCATAAAGATGAAATAAAAGGTAAAACAGTGGTTTGTATAATTAGCGGTGGTAATAATGATATCAACCGTATGAAAGAAATCGAAGAAAGATCTCTCTTATACGAAGAAATGAAGCATTATTTCATCTTCAACTTCCCTCAAAGACCAGGTGCATTAAAAGAATTTGTTAATGATGTTTTAGGACCAAATGATGATATTACTAAATTTGAATACCTTAAAAAATCATCTCAAAATACTGGTACAGTAATTATTGGAATACAGTTGAAAAATCATAATGACCTTCCTAGATTAAAAGAAAAGGTTCAAGAATTCGATCCATCCAACATTTATATTAATGATAATAAAATGTTATACTCCTTACTGATTTAA
- the leuD gene encoding 3-isopropylmalate dehydratase small subunit: protein MLKIEPITQFEGKVGVLFNDNIDTDQIIPKVHLKGVSKTGLGPYAFDEWRYLEDGSENPKFELNQPKYRGASILITGDNFGCGSSREHAAWALKDYGIQIIIAGSFSDIFYMNCTKNAILPIALDRKEREYLSDFKELKIDLPNQKVITPDKEIHFDIDSTWKNKLVQGLDDIAVTLQYDDEIKKYEESYQ from the coding sequence ATGCTTAAAATAGAACCCATTACTCAGTTTGAAGGAAAAGTCGGAGTACTTTTTAATGATAATATCGACACGGACCAAATTATACCTAAAGTGCACTTAAAAGGTGTTTCAAAAACTGGTTTAGGTCCTTATGCTTTTGATGAATGGCGCTATTTAGAAGATGGCAGTGAAAATCCGAAATTTGAATTAAATCAACCGAAATACCGCGGCGCATCAATTTTGATTACTGGTGATAATTTCGGATGCGGTTCAAGCCGTGAACATGCAGCTTGGGCACTTAAGGACTATGGTATTCAAATTATCATTGCTGGTAGTTTCAGTGATATTTTTTATATGAACTGTACTAAAAATGCGATTCTGCCAATTGCATTAGATCGAAAAGAACGAGAATATCTTTCTGATTTCAAAGAACTGAAAATAGATTTACCGAATCAAAAAGTAATAACACCAGATAAAGAAATTCATTTTGATATTGATTCTACTTGGAAAAATAAACTTGTCCAAGGATTAGATGATATTGCAGTGACATTGCAGTACGATGATGAAATAAAAAAATATGAAGAATCATATCAATAA
- the leuC gene encoding 3-isopropylmalate dehydratase large subunit, with the protein MGQTLFDKIWNRHVLTGKEGEPQLLYIDLHLIHEVTSPQAFEGLRIQKRPLRRPDLTFATIDHNVPTEDIFNIRDEIAATQIKTLQNNCAEFDVKLFDNGTEQQGIVHMVGPEMGLTQPGKTIVCGDSHTATHGAFGAIAFGIGTSEVEHVFATQSLWQTKPKNLLIDINGELPKGVYAKDIILHLINQYGVDFGTGYALEFGGSTMRNLSMDERMTICNMAIEAGAKYGLVQPDETTFEYVKDRTYADLTPEKLEYWKSLYSDDDAQFDRVIELDVTQLEPQVTWGTSPEMGVSFNTPFPAIENINDERAYQYMGLKPGEKAEDIELGYVFLGSCTNARLSDLVEASKFVEGHQVHPNITAIVVPGSRSVKHQAEALGIDKIFKDAGFQWREPGCSMCLGMNPDQVPAGVHCASTSNRNFEGRQGKGARTHLVSPAMAAAAAIEGRFVDVRNWEAVINA; encoded by the coding sequence ATGGGACAAACACTTTTCGACAAAATTTGGAATCGTCATGTGCTCACTGGTAAAGAAGGTGAACCGCAATTATTATATATCGATCTTCATCTTATTCATGAAGTTACTTCACCTCAAGCCTTTGAGGGCCTTAGAATTCAAAAACGACCATTACGCCGTCCTGACTTAACTTTTGCAACGATAGATCACAACGTTCCAACTGAAGATATTTTCAATATCAGAGATGAAATTGCAGCAACACAAATTAAAACTTTGCAAAATAATTGTGCTGAATTCGATGTAAAACTGTTTGATAACGGTACAGAGCAACAAGGTATCGTACATATGGTCGGACCAGAAATGGGGTTAACACAACCTGGTAAAACAATTGTTTGCGGCGACTCTCATACTGCAACACATGGTGCCTTCGGTGCTATTGCTTTTGGTATCGGTACTAGTGAAGTTGAGCACGTCTTTGCGACACAATCATTATGGCAAACTAAACCTAAAAACTTGCTGATTGATATCAATGGTGAATTGCCTAAAGGCGTGTATGCAAAAGATATCATTTTGCATTTAATCAATCAATACGGCGTGGATTTTGGTACTGGATATGCATTAGAGTTCGGTGGTTCTACAATGCGTAATCTTTCAATGGATGAAAGAATGACAATTTGCAACATGGCCATAGAAGCTGGTGCAAAGTATGGTCTTGTTCAACCAGATGAAACAACTTTTGAATATGTAAAAGATAGAACTTATGCTGATTTGACACCAGAAAAACTGGAATACTGGAAGTCATTATATAGTGATGACGATGCACAATTTGATCGTGTCATTGAATTAGACGTTACTCAGCTTGAACCTCAGGTAACTTGGGGAACAAGCCCAGAAATGGGCGTAAGTTTCAACACTCCTTTCCCTGCTATTGAAAATATCAATGATGAACGTGCTTACCAATATATGGGACTCAAACCAGGTGAAAAAGCAGAAGATATTGAGCTTGGATATGTCTTTTTAGGATCATGTACAAATGCACGTCTGTCAGACTTAGTTGAAGCAAGTAAATTTGTAGAAGGTCATCAAGTGCATCCAAATATTACTGCAATTGTTGTACCTGGATCAAGAAGCGTGAAGCATCAAGCTGAAGCTTTAGGTATTGATAAAATATTCAAAGATGCAGGATTCCAGTGGAGAGAACCTGGTTGTTCAATGTGTTTAGGTATGAATCCGGACCAAGTACCTGCTGGAGTACATTGTGCTTCAACAAGTAACCGTAACTTCGAAGGAAGACAAGGCAAAGGTGCACGTACACACTTAGTATCCCCTGCTATGGCAGCAGCTGCAGCAATTGAAGGACGCTTTGTAGATGTCAGAAATTGGGAGGCGGTCATCAATGCTTAA
- the leuB gene encoding 3-isopropylmalate dehydrogenase, producing the protein MTYQITALPGDGIGPEILSGTLQILEKLSKKYQIDYNLETYDFGGAAIDNYGDPLPTSTLEACKKADAILLGAIGGPKWNDHPKRPEAGLLALRKNLELYANLRPTKVVEGATRFSPLKEERVAGTDFVIVRELTGGLYFGEPKQLEENQAIDSLTYTKAEIERIAHAAFQLAESRNNKLTSVDKENVLASSKLWRQTINEVSENYPDVEVEHLLVDACSMHLITRPTQFDVIVTENLFGDILSDEASVIPGSLGLSPSVSYGQKGTKLYEPIHGSAPDIAGKNIANPTGMVLSLAMCFRETFNQNEAADELESIVYQLIKDGITTPDLGGNTSTKDIFNKILQQL; encoded by the coding sequence ATGACCTACCAAATAACAGCCCTCCCAGGTGATGGTATCGGTCCTGAAATTTTATCAGGCACTTTGCAAATACTTGAAAAACTAAGTAAAAAATACCAAATTGACTATAACCTTGAAACTTATGATTTTGGAGGGGCCGCTATAGATAACTATGGCGACCCGCTTCCAACTTCAACACTTGAAGCTTGTAAGAAAGCAGATGCAATTCTACTCGGTGCAATCGGTGGTCCGAAATGGAATGATCATCCTAAACGTCCAGAAGCAGGTTTACTTGCTTTACGTAAAAATTTAGAACTATATGCCAATTTGCGACCGACTAAGGTTGTTGAAGGTGCGACTCGCTTTTCTCCTTTGAAAGAAGAACGTGTTGCAGGTACTGACTTTGTTATTGTACGTGAATTAACTGGCGGACTTTATTTTGGTGAACCTAAGCAACTAGAGGAAAATCAAGCTATTGATTCATTAACCTATACAAAAGCTGAAATCGAACGTATTGCCCATGCTGCTTTTCAATTAGCTGAAAGCAGAAATAATAAATTAACTTCTGTAGATAAAGAAAATGTATTAGCTTCCAGTAAGTTATGGAGACAAACGATAAATGAAGTTTCTGAGAACTACCCAGACGTTGAGGTCGAACATTTATTAGTTGATGCATGCAGTATGCATTTAATCACACGACCTACTCAATTTGATGTGATTGTTACAGAAAATTTATTTGGAGATATATTGAGTGATGAGGCTTCAGTAATACCTGGTTCTTTAGGGCTCTCCCCTTCAGTCAGTTATGGCCAAAAAGGAACTAAACTTTATGAGCCAATTCACGGATCAGCTCCTGATATAGCTGGCAAAAACATTGCTAACCCAACAGGTATGGTACTTTCATTAGCAATGTGCTTCCGAGAAACATTTAACCAAAATGAAGCGGCTGATGAATTAGAAAGTATTGTTTATCAACTCATTAAAGATGGAATAACAACACCTGATTTAGGTGGTAACACAAGTACAAAAGATATTTTCAATAAAATTTTACAACAACTTTAA
- a CDS encoding 2-isopropylmalate synthase has protein sequence MMSHIQVFDTTLRDGEQTPGVSFSFDERLTIAKQLEKWGVDVIEAGFPASSQGSFDSVKAISETLTKTAVVGLARCKKSDIDAVYEATKDAKYPQLHVFIASSPIHLEHKLKMTQEELLENITENVSYGKSLFDVVQFSPEDATRTDLDFLVKCVQTAVDAGASIINIPDTVGFSYPSEFGNIFKVLIENVKSDHEVTYSAHCHDDLGLAVANSMAAIENGATRIEGAVNGIGERAGNTALEEVALGLYVRRDHYGIETNLKLDETKATSDLVASFAGIRVPRNKAIVGQNAFSHESGIHQDGFLKHPETYEIMTPQLVGIKSSELPLGKLSGKHAFAEKLKQLGYDITAEKQVELFKQFKSIADKKKNVSDHDVHALVQGHTHETNAAYQVETLQLQFVSEGVQSAVVVLKDNEGKEYPSAAIGTGSIVAVYNAVDQIFNAPSELLNYQITSVTEGSDAQAQVNVEIRIDGKTYYGIGVDHDVLLASCKAYVEANSNHLADTARKDGVVS, from the coding sequence ATTATGAGTCATATTCAAGTATTTGATACAACACTAAGAGATGGTGAACAAACACCGGGGGTCAGCTTTTCATTTGATGAAAGGCTAACAATTGCAAAGCAATTAGAAAAATGGGGTGTCGATGTTATCGAAGCTGGTTTCCCTGCTTCTAGTCAAGGGAGCTTCGATTCTGTAAAAGCAATCTCAGAAACTTTAACAAAAACAGCTGTGGTCGGTTTAGCACGTTGTAAGAAAAGCGATATCGATGCAGTATATGAAGCAACGAAAGATGCTAAATATCCACAATTACATGTTTTTATTGCATCCAGCCCTATCCACTTAGAGCATAAACTTAAAATGACTCAAGAAGAGTTGCTAGAAAACATTACAGAAAATGTAAGTTACGGCAAATCTTTATTCGATGTAGTCCAATTTTCACCAGAAGATGCAACACGTACTGATTTAGATTTCCTAGTAAAATGTGTGCAAACAGCAGTAGATGCGGGTGCATCGATTATCAATATTCCTGATACTGTTGGATTCAGCTACCCTTCTGAATTCGGAAATATTTTTAAAGTACTGATTGAAAACGTTAAATCTGATCATGAAGTTACTTATAGTGCTCATTGTCATGATGATTTAGGTCTAGCTGTTGCAAATAGTATGGCAGCAATTGAAAATGGCGCAACCCGTATCGAAGGTGCAGTTAATGGTATTGGAGAACGTGCGGGTAATACGGCTTTAGAAGAAGTTGCACTTGGTCTTTATGTTCGCCGTGACCATTATGGAATTGAAACAAATTTAAAATTAGATGAAACAAAAGCAACTTCTGATTTAGTCGCAAGTTTTGCAGGAATTCGAGTCCCTCGTAACAAAGCGATTGTAGGACAAAATGCATTCAGTCATGAATCAGGCATCCATCAAGATGGATTCTTAAAACATCCTGAAACTTATGAAATTATGACACCTCAACTTGTAGGTATTAAATCATCAGAATTACCACTCGGTAAATTGTCTGGTAAACATGCATTTGCTGAAAAACTTAAACAATTAGGCTATGATATTACAGCTGAAAAACAAGTGGAATTGTTCAAACAGTTTAAATCAATTGCTGATAAAAAGAAAAATGTTTCTGACCATGATGTACATGCACTTGTTCAAGGTCACACTCACGAAACTAATGCTGCTTATCAAGTTGAAACTTTGCAATTGCAATTCGTTTCTGAAGGTGTCCAAAGTGCAGTTGTGGTTCTTAAAGATAATGAAGGTAAAGAATATCCTTCAGCAGCAATTGGAACTGGTTCAATCGTCGCAGTCTATAATGCAGTCGATCAGATTTTCAATGCTCCTTCTGAATTATTGAATTATCAAATCACATCAGTAACAGAAGGTTCAGATGCACAAGCTCAAGTAAATGTTGAAATTCGTATTGATGGTAAAACATATTACGGTATTGGTGTTGACCACGATGTCTTGCTTGCATCTTGTAAAGCATATGTAGAAGCCAATTCAAATCACCTAGCTGATACAGCAAGAAAGGATGGCGTTGTTTCATGA
- the ilvC gene encoding ketol-acid reductoisomerase produces MTTVYYDETVKEDALKGKKIAVVGYGSQGHAHAQNLKDNGYDVVIGIRPGNSFDKAKKDGFDVYPVDEAVKQADVVMVLLPDEIQGKVYEEEIAPNLEAGNALAFAHGFNIHFDVIQPPEDVDVFLVAPKGPGHLVRRTFTEGSSVPALFGVEQDASGNAFNLALSYAKGIGATKAGVIETTFKEETETDLFGEQAVLCGGVTRLIQSGFETLVEAGYQPELAYFEVLHEMKLIVDLMYEGGMETMRYSISNTAEYGDYVSGPRVITDDVKQNMKAVLEDIQNGKFANSFIEDNKNGFKEFYKLREEAQDHQIQEVGKELREMMPFVENKTIEK; encoded by the coding sequence ATGACAACAGTTTATTATGACGAAACAGTAAAAGAAGATGCTTTAAAAGGTAAAAAAATTGCAGTAGTTGGTTATGGTTCTCAAGGCCATGCTCATGCACAAAACTTAAAAGACAATGGTTATGACGTTGTAATCGGTATCCGCCCAGGTAATTCTTTCGATAAAGCTAAAAAAGACGGATTTGATGTATATCCAGTTGATGAAGCAGTAAAACAAGCTGATGTAGTAATGGTATTATTACCTGATGAAATCCAAGGTAAAGTATATGAAGAAGAAATCGCACCAAACTTAGAAGCTGGCAACGCTTTAGCATTTGCACACGGCTTCAACATCCACTTTGATGTTATCCAACCACCTGAAGATGTTGATGTTTTCTTAGTTGCTCCTAAAGGTCCAGGACATTTAGTAAGACGTACATTCACTGAAGGAAGTTCAGTACCTGCCCTATTTGGTGTAGAACAAGATGCTTCTGGTAATGCTTTCAACTTAGCTTTAAGTTATGCAAAAGGTATCGGCGCAACAAAAGCTGGAGTTATCGAGACTACATTTAAAGAAGAAACTGAAACTGATTTATTTGGTGAACAAGCTGTACTTTGCGGTGGTGTGACACGTTTAATCCAAAGTGGATTTGAAACATTGGTTGAAGCAGGTTACCAACCAGAATTAGCTTATTTTGAAGTATTGCATGAAATGAAATTAATCGTTGATTTAATGTATGAAGGCGGAATGGAAACAATGCGTTATTCTATCTCTAATACTGCAGAATATGGCGACTATGTTTCTGGCCCACGTGTTATCACTGATGATGTTAAACAAAACATGAAAGCTGTCTTAGAAGATATCCAAAACGGTAAATTCGCAAACAGCTTCATTGAAGATAATAAAAATGGTTTCAAAGAGTTCTACAAATTGCGTGAAGAAGCACAAGATCATCAAATTCAAGAAGTTGGTAAAGAACTTCGTGAAATGATGCCTTTTGTTGAAAATAAAACTATTGAAAAATAA
- the ilvN gene encoding acetolactate synthase small subunit: MRRTFKTQVLDKSGTLNRLTSTFLRRQFNIVTLSVTPSTTPGISDLTFVAELDEADQVQSLIRHLEKQVNVLTVQDITDTSTYSVELLLVKVATPSENENLYELIQQSDALVSVLKEEDGFTYLQAAGSETALNQLLEQLSSLEIKQVSRTGTAALL; encoded by the coding sequence ATGAGACGCACATTTAAAACACAAGTATTAGATAAATCAGGTACTTTAAACCGTTTAACAAGTACATTTTTACGCAGACAATTCAATATTGTAACGTTAAGTGTTACACCAAGTACAACCCCAGGTATTTCAGATTTAACTTTTGTAGCTGAGCTTGACGAAGCAGATCAAGTCCAATCATTGATCCGCCATTTGGAAAAGCAAGTGAATGTTTTAACTGTACAAGATATCACAGATACAAGCACTTACAGCGTTGAATTATTATTAGTAAAAGTTGCAACACCTTCTGAAAATGAAAATTTATATGAACTTATCCAACAAAGTGATGCGCTAGTTTCAGTATTGAAAGAAGAAGATGGTTTTACTTACTTGCAAGCAGCTGGTAGTGAAACTGCTTTGAATCAATTGCTTGAACAACTATCATCACTAGAGATCAAACAAGTTTCTCGAACAGGAACTGCAGCTTTATTATAG